The Thermus caldifontis genome contains a region encoding:
- a CDS encoding PD-(D/E)XK nuclease superfamily protein, translating into MSASGQVFRERVKLLVEKVISEMGLEKRFRVETEYLSPHGSVVRDRDRRVDVAVLDSEGRPYLFIECKWQTSSGTAEDKLFRSAEEARRDRIFGVHSVVVLGGSGFNRKVYRWALTEGFVHEAFLETWLREFFGR; encoded by the coding sequence ATGTCGGCCTCGGGTCAGGTTTTTCGGGAGAGGGTAAAGCTCCTTGTGGAGAAGGTGATCTCAGAGATGGGGCTTGAAAAACGCTTTCGTGTAGAAACCGAGTATCTTTCTCCCCATGGGAGTGTAGTACGAGACCGAGACCGCAGGGTTGATGTGGCGGTATTGGACTCCGAGGGCCGCCCCTATCTATTTATTGAATGCAAATGGCAAACCAGCTCGGGCACAGCCGAAGACAAGCTATTTCGTTCGGCAGAAGAGGCGAGAAGGGACCGTATTTTTGGGGTTCACTCTGTGGTGGTGCTTGGAGGGAGTGGTTTTAATAGAAAAGTCTATAGGTGGGCCTTGACAGAGGGTTTTGTGCACGAAGCTTTTTTGGAAACTTGGTTGCGGGAGTTTTTTGGAAGATGA
- a CDS encoding FAD-dependent oxidoreductase — translation MGKRLVVIGGVAGGASAAAKAKRENPDLEVVVYEKSGWVSYGACGLPYVLSGEIPRLEKLVARTPEEFQKQGVQIHTRHEVVDVDPELKTLTVFDHQEGRTFHDRYDHLVLATGAKPTLPPIPGTEQEGVYTLRSMEDGERILKALEGAKRAAILGAGYIGLEVAEAFRKRGLEVTLLELKDRPLPHWDGEVGHLLREELERHGVEVWTGVKAAAFRGQGRVEAVETSEGVVPADLVLVATGVRPHTLLAQAMGVALGPTGAIATDERMRTNLEGVYAAGDVAESFHQVLKRPYWLPLGDVANKHGRTAGAAIAGKEARFAGVVGTAIFKAFGLAVATTGLSQEAASREGFQAKKVFIQSRDGAHYYPGSQPLWVELIYEDGTGRLLGGAVVAHGHGALRIDALAALLHQGGTVEDLLSLDLAYAPPYSPVWDPLLIAAQQAR, via the coding sequence ATGGGCAAGCGGCTCGTGGTGATCGGTGGGGTGGCGGGCGGGGCCTCCGCCGCCGCCAAGGCCAAGCGGGAGAACCCGGACCTCGAGGTGGTGGTCTACGAGAAATCGGGATGGGTTTCCTACGGGGCCTGCGGCCTGCCCTACGTGCTTTCCGGGGAGATTCCCCGTCTGGAAAAGCTGGTGGCCCGGACCCCGGAGGAATTTCAAAAGCAAGGGGTCCAAATCCACACCCGCCACGAGGTGGTGGACGTGGACCCGGAGCTTAAAACCCTTACCGTCTTTGACCACCAGGAGGGCCGCACTTTCCACGACCGGTACGACCACCTGGTGCTGGCCACCGGGGCCAAACCCACCCTTCCCCCCATCCCGGGCACGGAGCAGGAAGGGGTCTACACCCTAAGGAGCATGGAGGATGGGGAGAGGATCCTTAAGGCCCTGGAGGGGGCCAAACGGGCTGCCATCCTGGGGGCAGGGTACATCGGCCTCGAGGTGGCCGAGGCCTTCCGCAAGCGGGGCCTCGAGGTCACCCTCCTGGAGCTCAAGGACCGCCCCCTACCCCACTGGGATGGGGAGGTGGGTCATCTTCTAAGGGAGGAGCTGGAGCGGCACGGGGTGGAGGTCTGGACCGGGGTAAAGGCGGCGGCCTTCAGGGGCCAGGGCCGGGTGGAGGCGGTGGAAACCTCGGAAGGGGTGGTGCCCGCCGACCTGGTCCTGGTGGCCACGGGGGTCAGGCCCCACACCCTTTTGGCCCAGGCCATGGGGGTGGCCTTGGGCCCCACGGGGGCCATCGCCACCGACGAGAGGATGCGCACCAACCTGGAAGGTGTCTACGCTGCCGGGGACGTGGCGGAAAGCTTCCACCAGGTGCTGAAGCGCCCCTACTGGCTTCCTCTGGGGGACGTGGCCAACAAGCATGGCCGCACCGCCGGGGCGGCCATCGCCGGCAAGGAGGCCCGCTTCGCCGGGGTGGTGGGCACGGCCATCTTTAAGGCCTTCGGTTTGGCGGTGGCCACCACCGGGCTATCCCAGGAGGCCGCCTCAAGGGAGGGCTTCCAGGCCAAGAAGGTCTTCATCCAAAGCCGGGACGGGGCCCATTACTACCCGGGAAGCCAGCCCCTTTGGGTGGAGCTCATTTATGAGGATGGGACGGGAAGGCTTCTGGGTGGGGCGGTGGTGGCCCATGGGCACGGGGCCCTGCGCATCGATGCCCTGGCCGCCCTCCTGCACCAAGGGGGCACGGTGGAGGACCTGCTGAGCCTGGACCTGGCCTACGCCCCGCCCTATAGCCCCGTCTGGGACCCCCTTCTCATCGCCGCCCAGCAAGCCAGGTAA
- a CDS encoding ATP-binding protein, protein MSDANTPWLRYLEELRPHLRGRDHRGKRGSLRWLEALMTERGGKAGTVRNILYKDLGSPEEKERLYGVIAQLYQEAGLPPPPPPAELFLESARKTLGRDKRRIFRRFLKELEAGGKPQMVVVGGPATGKGVLLAALSRALSALPGKEPFLLNLGGELAQALVPLAEGLGAGEEVRSLLAQLSPTQPYILQGALEQEVLTLLARGLNREGRPLLLRAEAEGTLEGLPLRGPDGTQRGLAAWLEPFLKALTIPYVAALSEPPPTLPHQPLSPPSREEARRFVRERLPHLSPERLEALVNQAGRNFGELSRLVLLEAAKHDPQTPLQDDPALKPLLLALSAFSPEADPAFPAELLEKALGKPLERLSQAERALLDWVGEGLVRPTLRSLLPQEAPKELHRLALSFFPKENLFRKLHHAYKAGEIRILLDLLQEDPARLALLPGLWQEAQAWPREDLEALAAVVVRYRAVLGQYAHPEAEEALRVLSEAQSPSLRTWARIKRAEAKADAALYKEAEELLPPKKDLTLLNETAQAEGLLVMAAVERWKGDYEKAARFVEEAQGLPVAPFLQDRVHLWRGLVAKDLGRYREALEALSQVGHDPLLLGRARYQMGDLLMRLGSLEAKPRMEEGLKALEEGGAPKDEVARVRARYATLLRRLGLYEEAGKAIERALAEAEDPFTRARVESEAGILEAARGRPFAALRLLVSAEAYFRTTRERPKEARYRHLRTLFRLGATYLLLEAGQPYRPPFLGGLTAPTAFRLLQDLLAEIPEEPTERYTALRLDTLSLLSLLLPPEEGKALLKPLLPLKNPYLEAQARLGYAEALARGGWFGEALAQVVALPPLEDPGLLAQARAVEILALLGLGEKEAAWQKVLEVRKSPLPEPLRFQLGRALGRFCPELQSRLPPSPLALPEALGFHLANPD, encoded by the coding sequence ATGTCGGATGCGAATACACCCTGGTTGCGCTATCTGGAGGAGCTCCGCCCTCACCTCAGGGGCCGGGACCACCGGGGCAAGCGGGGCTCCTTGCGCTGGCTGGAAGCCCTTATGACCGAACGGGGGGGCAAGGCGGGGACGGTGCGCAACATCCTCTACAAGGACCTGGGAAGCCCCGAGGAGAAGGAAAGGCTTTACGGGGTCATCGCCCAGCTATACCAGGAGGCGGGCCTCCCACCCCCCCCTCCCCCGGCGGAGCTTTTCCTAGAAAGCGCCCGCAAGACCCTGGGCCGGGACAAACGCCGTATCTTCCGCCGTTTCCTGAAGGAACTGGAGGCCGGAGGTAAGCCTCAGATGGTGGTGGTGGGGGGGCCGGCCACGGGCAAGGGGGTTCTCTTGGCCGCCTTAAGCCGTGCCCTCTCCGCCCTGCCGGGAAAGGAACCCTTTCTCCTCAACCTGGGGGGGGAACTGGCCCAGGCCCTGGTCCCCTTGGCCGAGGGCTTGGGGGCAGGGGAGGAGGTGCGGTCCCTTCTGGCCCAGCTTTCCCCCACCCAGCCCTACATCCTGCAGGGGGCCTTGGAACAGGAGGTCCTGACCCTTTTGGCCCGGGGCCTGAACCGGGAGGGGCGCCCCCTCCTCCTGCGGGCCGAGGCGGAGGGCACCCTGGAAGGCCTCCCCCTGCGGGGCCCGGACGGCACCCAAAGGGGGCTTGCGGCCTGGCTGGAGCCTTTCCTAAAGGCCTTGACCATCCCCTACGTGGCGGCCTTAAGCGAGCCACCCCCCACCCTGCCCCACCAACCCCTTTCCCCCCCGAGCCGGGAGGAGGCCCGGCGCTTCGTGCGGGAGCGGCTTCCCCACCTGTCCCCGGAGAGGCTAGAGGCTTTGGTGAACCAGGCGGGACGCAACTTCGGGGAGCTTTCCCGCTTGGTGCTTCTGGAAGCCGCCAAGCACGATCCCCAAACCCCTTTGCAAGACGACCCAGCCCTCAAACCCCTGCTCCTGGCCCTTTCCGCCTTCAGCCCCGAGGCCGATCCCGCCTTCCCCGCAGAGCTCTTGGAAAAGGCCCTGGGCAAGCCTCTGGAACGCCTTTCGCAAGCGGAAAGGGCCCTTTTGGACTGGGTAGGGGAAGGCCTGGTGCGCCCCACCTTAAGAAGCCTCCTCCCCCAGGAGGCCCCCAAGGAGCTCCACCGCCTGGCCCTCTCCTTCTTCCCTAAGGAAAACCTCTTCCGCAAGCTGCATCACGCCTACAAGGCGGGGGAGATCCGGATACTTTTGGATCTTCTGCAGGAGGACCCTGCCCGGCTGGCCCTCCTTCCCGGGCTCTGGCAGGAAGCCCAGGCCTGGCCCCGGGAGGACCTCGAGGCCCTGGCCGCGGTGGTGGTGCGCTACCGGGCCGTCTTGGGCCAGTACGCCCACCCCGAGGCGGAGGAGGCCCTCCGGGTGCTCTCCGAGGCCCAAAGCCCCTCCTTGCGCACCTGGGCCCGCATCAAAAGGGCGGAGGCCAAGGCGGACGCCGCCCTTTACAAGGAGGCGGAGGAACTCCTCCCCCCCAAGAAGGACCTCACGCTCCTGAACGAAACCGCTCAGGCGGAAGGGCTTTTGGTCATGGCGGCGGTGGAGCGCTGGAAAGGGGATTACGAGAAGGCGGCCCGGTTCGTAGAGGAGGCGCAAGGGCTTCCCGTGGCCCCCTTCCTCCAGGACCGGGTACACCTGTGGCGGGGCCTGGTGGCCAAGGACCTGGGCCGCTACCGGGAGGCCTTGGAGGCCCTTTCCCAGGTGGGCCACGACCCCCTCCTTCTGGGAAGGGCCCGCTACCAGATGGGGGACCTCCTCATGCGCCTAGGAAGCCTCGAGGCCAAGCCCCGCATGGAGGAAGGCCTAAAGGCCCTGGAGGAAGGGGGTGCCCCTAAGGACGAGGTGGCCCGGGTAAGGGCCCGCTACGCCACCCTCCTGCGGCGCCTGGGCCTCTACGAGGAGGCGGGCAAGGCCATAGAGAGGGCCCTGGCCGAAGCGGAGGACCCCTTCACCCGGGCCCGGGTGGAAAGCGAGGCCGGGATCCTCGAGGCCGCCCGGGGCCGCCCTTTTGCCGCCCTACGGCTTCTGGTTTCGGCCGAAGCCTACTTTCGCACCACTAGGGAAAGGCCCAAGGAGGCCCGCTACCGCCACCTGCGCACCCTCTTCCGCCTAGGAGCCACCTATCTTCTCCTGGAGGCCGGCCAGCCCTACCGCCCCCCCTTCCTTGGGGGCCTTACCGCCCCCACCGCCTTCCGCCTTCTTCAGGACCTCCTGGCAGAGATTCCCGAGGAGCCCACCGAGCGCTATACCGCTCTCCGCCTGGACACCCTTAGCCTCCTTTCCCTCCTCCTGCCCCCGGAAGAGGGCAAGGCCCTCTTAAAACCCCTCCTTCCCCTGAAAAACCCCTACCTGGAAGCCCAGGCCCGCCTGGGCTATGCGGAGGCCCTGGCCCGGGGAGGCTGGTTTGGGGAGGCCCTGGCCCAGGTGGTGGCCCTGCCTCCCCTCGAGGACCCAGGCCTCCTGGCCCAAGCCCGGGCGGTGGAGATCCTGGCCCTTTTGGGCCTGGGGGAGAAGGAGGCCGCCTGGCAAAAGGTTCTGGAGGTGAGGAAAAGCCCCCTTCCCGAACCCCTTCGCTTCCAGCTGGGCCGGGCCCTGGGCCGCTTCTGCCCCGAGCTACAAAGCCGCCTGCCCCCCTCCCCCCTGGCCCTCCCCGAGGCCCTGGGCTTCCACCTGGCAAATCCCGACTAA
- a CDS encoding ABC transporter permease, with amino-acid sequence MELFRLVLRNLLARPVRSFLTLLGVLIATTSMVLFLSFGEGLRRSLAQELSRVGPAIQIVPEGMEGFGFSGYPEITPKEYGLAQEAGKELGVRAIIPTLFLARGGFDPQSSFFFQGLPEGVAPDLLYPGVRLQAGGLLPSERGAIVGGKVAKRSQLALGSPLRLSPRVELKVEGILEESGGLADNLIFVPLKPLQEVLGTENYTALLVALNPGQKAEEVARALEARLPGLKAQTTGDVMRFAERALRISDLVRFGISLVALVVGGLLVANTVMMSVYERTREFGVMRALGAKRGFIFRLVVLEALLLASFGGLLGLALGSAVSQAINLYTLDQVGLALSAVTPRLSLFALLVALGLGLSAGLLPAYHASRIPVVEALGRV; translated from the coding sequence GTGGAGCTTTTTCGCCTGGTCCTCCGCAACCTCTTGGCCCGCCCCGTGCGCAGTTTCCTCACCCTCTTGGGTGTGCTCATCGCCACCACCAGCATGGTCCTCTTCCTCTCCTTCGGGGAGGGCTTAAGGCGCTCCTTGGCCCAGGAGCTATCCCGGGTGGGCCCTGCCATCCAGATCGTCCCCGAGGGCATGGAGGGGTTTGGGTTTTCCGGCTACCCCGAGATCACCCCCAAGGAGTACGGGCTGGCCCAGGAAGCGGGCAAGGAACTGGGCGTGCGGGCCATCATCCCCACCCTTTTCCTAGCCCGGGGCGGGTTTGACCCCCAGAGTAGCTTCTTCTTCCAGGGCCTACCCGAGGGCGTGGCCCCGGACCTCCTCTACCCCGGGGTAAGGCTCCAGGCTGGAGGGCTCCTCCCCTCGGAAAGGGGGGCCATCGTGGGGGGCAAGGTGGCCAAGCGAAGCCAGCTTGCCCTAGGAAGCCCCCTCAGGCTTTCCCCCCGGGTGGAGCTTAAGGTGGAGGGCATCCTGGAGGAAAGCGGGGGGCTTGCCGATAACCTCATCTTCGTGCCCCTGAAGCCCCTCCAGGAGGTCTTGGGCACGGAGAACTACACCGCCTTGCTGGTGGCCCTAAACCCCGGGCAGAAGGCGGAGGAGGTGGCCCGGGCCCTCGAGGCCAGGCTCCCTGGCCTCAAGGCCCAGACCACCGGGGACGTGATGCGCTTTGCGGAAAGGGCCCTGCGCATCAGCGACCTGGTGCGCTTCGGCATCAGCCTGGTGGCCTTGGTGGTGGGGGGGCTTTTGGTGGCCAACACGGTGATGATGTCCGTGTACGAGCGCACCCGGGAGTTCGGGGTCATGCGGGCCCTCGGCGCCAAGCGGGGCTTCATCTTCCGGCTGGTGGTGCTGGAGGCCCTTCTCCTGGCCTCCTTCGGGGGGCTCCTGGGCCTGGCCCTGGGAAGTGCGGTTTCCCAGGCCATCAACCTCTACACCCTGGACCAGGTGGGCCTTGCCCTTTCCGCCGTCACCCCAAGGCTTTCCCTCTTCGCCCTCCTGGTGGCCCTGGGGCTTGGGCTTTCCGCAGGGCTCCTTCCCGCCTACCACGCCAGCCGCATACCCGTGGTGGAAGCCCTGGGGAGGGTCTGA
- the aceA gene encoding isocitrate lyase, with protein sequence MDPLSMLTPEMRQEAEELRREWATNPRWKGVRRDYRPEDVVRLRPSVKVEYTLAKRGAERLWQLLHERPYVHTFGAYTGAMAVEMVRAGLEAIYLSGWQVAADANLAWQTYPDQSLYPYNSVPQIVKRLNNALMRADMIERSEGKVTRDWYVPIVADAEAGFGGALNVFELTKAMIEAGAAGIHYEDQLASEKKCGHLGGKVLVPTSQHIRTLQAARLAADIMGVPTVIIARTDAEAATLITSDIDERDRPFILSGERTPEGFYRVRNGLEAGIARALAYAPYADVIWMETSKPDLEEARKFAEAVKKEFPDKLLAYNLSPSFNWKKFLDDETIAKFNRELGEMGYKFQFITLAGWHTVNYYTWELAKGYKTRGMPAFVELQQKEFLAQAQGFTAVKHQREVGAGYFDEVVLALTQGEASTLALKGSTEEAQFNEPVH encoded by the coding sequence ATGGATCCCTTAAGCATGCTGACCCCCGAGATGCGGCAAGAGGCGGAGGAGCTTAGGCGGGAGTGGGCCACCAACCCCCGTTGGAAGGGGGTGAGGCGGGACTACCGCCCCGAGGACGTGGTGCGGCTTCGCCCCAGCGTGAAGGTGGAGTACACCCTGGCCAAGCGAGGAGCGGAAAGGCTCTGGCAGCTTCTGCACGAACGGCCCTACGTGCACACCTTCGGGGCCTACACCGGGGCCATGGCGGTGGAGATGGTGCGGGCCGGGCTGGAAGCCATCTACCTCTCCGGCTGGCAGGTGGCCGCCGACGCCAACCTGGCCTGGCAGACCTACCCCGACCAGTCCCTCTACCCCTATAACTCCGTGCCCCAGATCGTGAAGCGCCTCAACAACGCCCTGATGCGCGCCGACATGATCGAGCGCTCCGAGGGCAAGGTGACCCGGGACTGGTACGTGCCCATCGTGGCCGACGCCGAGGCGGGCTTTGGCGGGGCCTTGAACGTCTTTGAGCTCACCAAGGCCATGATTGAGGCGGGGGCCGCCGGTATCCACTACGAGGACCAGCTGGCCTCGGAGAAGAAGTGCGGCCACCTGGGGGGCAAGGTCCTGGTGCCTACCTCCCAGCACATCCGCACCCTGCAGGCCGCCCGCCTGGCCGCAGACATCATGGGGGTGCCCACGGTGATCATCGCCCGCACCGACGCCGAGGCCGCCACCCTGATCACCAGCGACATCGACGAGCGGGACAGGCCCTTTATCCTGTCCGGGGAGCGCACCCCTGAGGGCTTCTACCGGGTCAGGAATGGCCTCGAGGCGGGGATCGCCCGGGCCCTGGCCTACGCCCCCTACGCCGACGTCATCTGGATGGAAACCTCCAAGCCCGACCTGGAAGAGGCCCGCAAGTTCGCCGAGGCGGTGAAGAAGGAGTTCCCGGATAAACTTCTTGCCTACAACCTCTCCCCCTCCTTCAACTGGAAGAAGTTCCTGGACGACGAGACCATCGCCAAGTTCAACCGGGAGCTGGGGGAGATGGGGTACAAGTTCCAGTTCATCACCCTGGCGGGCTGGCACACGGTGAACTACTACACCTGGGAGCTGGCCAAGGGCTACAAGACCCGGGGCATGCCCGCCTTCGTGGAACTCCAGCAGAAGGAGTTCCTGGCCCAGGCCCAGGGCTTCACCGCCGTGAAGCACCAGCGGGAGGTGGGGGCGGGCTACTTCGACGAGGTGGTCCTGGCCCTCACCCAGGGGGAGGCCTCCACCCTGGCCCTCAAGGGCTCCACCGAGGAGGCCCAGTTCAACGAACCCGTGCACTGA
- a CDS encoding DNA adenine methylase codes for MSLPLLFPAKTGSGEEGGLPPPLKWAGGKRWLVPYLNEIYGLHRHRTLVEPFVGGMAVTLGLLPEKARLNDANPHLINFYRWVQRGLVVDIPLANDKNLYYTHRKRFNDLIREGLWATKEAAELFYYLNRTGYNGLCRFNKKGEFNVPFGKYKTITYRRDFRDYQPLFARFELTALDFRQVSLEPEDFVYADPPYDVEFTKYAPDGFSWQDQVDLAELLSSHPGPVVISNQATKRIVDLYKGLGYELRFLAAPRRISCDGNRQPALEVLALRNI; via the coding sequence ATGAGTCTCCCGTTGCTCTTTCCAGCGAAGACGGGTTCAGGGGAGGAGGGGGGTTTGCCGCCTCCCCTCAAGTGGGCGGGGGGTAAGCGTTGGTTGGTTCCTTACCTTAACGAGATATATGGCCTGCATCGTCATCGCACGTTGGTGGAACCCTTTGTGGGCGGTATGGCCGTAACCCTGGGCCTTCTGCCCGAAAAGGCTCGCCTGAACGATGCCAACCCCCACTTGATAAACTTTTATCGGTGGGTTCAAAGGGGTTTGGTGGTGGACATACCCCTCGCCAACGATAAGAACCTGTACTATACACACAGAAAACGCTTTAACGACTTGATACGGGAAGGCCTATGGGCTACCAAGGAAGCCGCAGAGTTGTTTTATTACCTGAATCGTACGGGCTACAACGGCCTCTGCCGCTTTAACAAAAAGGGGGAGTTCAACGTTCCCTTCGGAAAATACAAGACCATCACCTATAGGCGTGACTTTCGTGATTACCAGCCGCTTTTTGCCCGTTTTGAGCTCACGGCTTTAGACTTCCGCCAAGTGAGCTTAGAGCCGGAGGATTTTGTCTACGCAGACCCTCCTTACGATGTGGAGTTCACCAAGTATGCTCCCGATGGCTTTTCTTGGCAAGACCAAGTGGACCTGGCCGAGTTGCTTTCCTCACACCCTGGCCCAGTGGTTATCTCAAACCAAGCCACAAAACGCATCGTGGATCTGTACAAAGGGTTAGGCTATGAGCTCCGCTTTCTTGCCGCCCCTCGGCGGATCAGTTGCGACGGGAATCGTCAGCCTGCCCTCGAGGTGCTAGCTTTGCGGAACATTTAG
- a CDS encoding NIPSNAP family protein — MTVQMRRYRLKEGAKEAFQKVFLEVIVPLRQATGFQVLGAYWIGEREFLWFVGHENFAEAEKAYYHHPERQKVDPSQFLEEMETRFVERLL, encoded by the coding sequence ATGACCGTCCAGATGCGCCGCTACCGGTTGAAGGAAGGCGCCAAGGAGGCCTTTCAAAAGGTGTTCCTCGAGGTCATCGTCCCCTTGCGCCAGGCCACGGGCTTCCAGGTGTTGGGGGCCTACTGGATCGGGGAGCGGGAATTCTTGTGGTTCGTGGGCCACGAGAACTTCGCCGAGGCGGAAAAGGCCTACTACCATCACCCCGAAAGGCAGAAGGTGGACCCCAGCCAGTTCCTGGAGGAGATGGAAACCCGTTTTGTGGAAAGGCTTCTTTAG
- a CDS encoding ABC transporter ATP-binding protein translates to MSLLRAQNLGKRYRQGDREVVALEGFTFAFPQGSTAVVGPSGSGKTTLLNLLAGFDLPTEGGVYLGELALHRLSEDQRAEVRLKHMGFVFQQWNLIPTLTAWENVAFPLFLAGLPPRVRKEKALDLLQRVGLLERAHHLPSRLSGGEQQRVALARALALDPPILFADEPTGNLDAASREQVAALLFEAGRKRTLILVTHDLELASQADRILHLKGGQLQAVEELNVPQS, encoded by the coding sequence ATGAGCCTCTTGCGAGCGCAAAACCTCGGCAAACGCTACCGGCAAGGCGATAGGGAGGTGGTGGCCCTGGAAGGGTTCACCTTCGCCTTCCCCCAAGGGAGCACCGCGGTGGTGGGGCCTTCGGGTAGCGGCAAAACCACCCTCCTTAACCTCCTGGCCGGCTTTGACCTGCCCACGGAAGGGGGGGTCTACCTGGGGGAGCTGGCCTTGCACCGGCTTTCCGAGGACCAAAGGGCGGAGGTGCGCCTCAAGCACATGGGCTTTGTCTTTCAGCAGTGGAACCTGATCCCCACCCTCACCGCCTGGGAGAACGTGGCCTTCCCCCTTTTCCTGGCTGGCCTTCCCCCAAGGGTCCGCAAGGAAAAGGCCCTGGATCTTTTGCAAAGGGTGGGCCTTCTGGAAAGGGCCCACCACCTGCCAAGCCGCCTCTCCGGAGGGGAGCAACAACGGGTGGCCCTGGCCCGGGCCCTGGCCCTGGACCCTCCCATCCTCTTCGCCGACGAGCCCACGGGCAACCTGGACGCCGCTTCCCGGGAGCAGGTGGCGGCCCTCCTCTTTGAGGCAGGGCGAAAGCGTACCCTGATCCTGGTCACCCACGACCTGGAGCTGGCGAGCCAAGCAGACCGGATACTGCACCTAAAGGGTGGGCAGCTCCAGGCCGTTGAAGAACTAAATGTTCCGCAAAGCTAG
- the sufC gene encoding Fe-S cluster assembly ATPase SufC, with product MNQLEIRDLWASIDGETILKGVNLVVPKGQVHALMGPNGAGKSTLGKILAGDPEYTVEQGDILLDGESILDLSPDERAKKGLFLAFQYPVEVPGVTIANFLRLALQARLGREVGVAEFWTKVKKALELLEWDESYLSRYLNEGFSGGEKKRNEILQLLVLQPTYAVLDETDSGLDIDALKVVARGVNAMRGPNFGALVITHYQRLLNYIVPDRVHVMMDGRIVAEGGPELALELEAKGYEWLRERVKEGA from the coding sequence ATGAACCAGCTAGAAATCCGCGACCTCTGGGCTTCCATTGACGGCGAGACCATCCTTAAGGGCGTGAACCTGGTGGTCCCCAAGGGCCAGGTGCACGCCCTCATGGGCCCCAACGGGGCCGGCAAGAGCACCCTGGGCAAGATCCTGGCCGGGGACCCCGAGTACACGGTGGAACAAGGGGACATCCTGCTGGATGGGGAGAGCATCCTGGACCTCTCCCCGGACGAGAGGGCCAAAAAGGGCCTCTTTCTGGCCTTCCAGTACCCGGTGGAGGTGCCGGGGGTGACCATCGCCAACTTCCTGCGCCTGGCCCTCCAGGCCAGGCTGGGCCGGGAGGTGGGGGTGGCGGAGTTTTGGACCAAGGTGAAGAAGGCCTTGGAGCTTCTGGAGTGGGACGAATCCTACCTCTCCCGCTACCTCAACGAGGGCTTCTCCGGCGGGGAGAAGAAGCGCAACGAGATCCTCCAGCTCCTGGTCCTCCAGCCCACCTACGCCGTCTTGGACGAGACCGACTCCGGGCTGGACATCGACGCCCTCAAGGTGGTGGCCCGGGGGGTGAACGCCATGCGGGGCCCCAACTTCGGCGCCCTGGTGATCACCCACTACCAGCGCCTCTTGAACTACATCGTCCCCGACCGGGTGCACGTGATGATGGACGGGCGCATCGTGGCGGAAGGGGGCCCGGAGCTGGCCCTGGAGCTGGAGGCTAAGGGCTACGAGTGGCTTAGGGAAAGGGTAAAGGAGGGGGCATGA